TTAACCCCTATGGCGTAAAAATCCACTCCGCTTTCCGCGGGCACAGTGTAAGCTGCAACCCTCGCGTGCGCGCGGTTTGTTGCGTCTTACGTTGTGGGTTAGTCCCGCAGGCGTCTTCGTGGATTTTTACTTAGCTTATCATTAAATTGTTTGAGTGCCTGACACCTCAGCAAATCGCAGAGAAATTGTTTGAGTGCCTGGCACCGCAATGTTAAAAAAACTATAGACAAACTCGTATTGTTGAGTTTGTCTATAGTATCATCTATCACTATCTAAAGCTTTTCGCTTTTTCTTGGTATGTTTCCCATACTAAATCAAAGTTTGCTTTCTCTTCATCCGTCATTTCTACCATTGGTAGACGAACATTTAATGTATCAAATCCTAATTTAGTCATTGCGTATTTTACTGGTGAAGGATTCGGTTGGGCAAACAATGCACGTACTAATGGTAATAATGCTCTGTGAATTTTCGCAGCTTGCTTGTGATTTCCTTCTTCAAACATTCGGATCATTAACTGCATATCATTTCCAACGACATGCGACGCAACTGAAATTACTCCCGCGCCCCCTATTGCAAGCAACGGTAATGTTAATCCGTCATCTCCACTATATACAAAGAAATTATCAACAGCTTCAACGTTTTCAATAATATCGCCCATTTGATCTAAATTCCCGCTCGCCTCTTTAATCCAAGAGATATTAGGAATTTTACTTAAATCAACAGACGTCTCATATGCCACGTTCACACCTGTACGTCCCGGTACATTATAAAGCATTACAGGCAGCCTAGTTTCTTTTGCAATAGTTTCAAAGTGCGCGTAAATACCTCGTTGGTTTGGCTTATTATAATAAGGTGCTACTAACATAATACCATCTGCACCATTTTCTTCAGCCTTATGCGTCATGGCGATAGAATAAGCCGTTTCGTTATCCCCTGTACCCGCAATAACTGGTACACGGCCTGCGACTTTCTCTACTGTAAATCTTACTACTTCAATTTTTTCTTCTGTGGTCATAGTTGGGTTTTCAGAGGTTGTGCCACATGCAACAATGCAATCAGTGCCATTATCTATTAAGTAATTAATAATACGTTCTAATTCCGGATAATTAATCGTACCATCTTCCTTAAACGGCGTTATCATTGCCGTTCCAATTCGACCTAAATTCATCCTTACACCCCTCTTATAGTAATTTATCCTCAAGCATTGCTTCTGCAATTTGGATAGAGTTCAATGCAGCGCCTTTTAATAAATTATCTGATACGATCCAGAGATGGAATCCCTTTTTATTGTCTAAGTCTTGACGGATACGTCCTACAAAAGTAGCATCTTCCCCTTCTGCGTAAATTGGCATTGGGTAAGTTTGTGTTGCGATATCATCTTGTAATACAATTCCAGGTGCATGACGTAATACTTCGAAAATCCCCTCAACTGTCGTATCTTTTTCT
The genomic region above belongs to Lysinibacillus sp. FSL W8-0992 and contains:
- the dapA gene encoding 4-hydroxy-tetrahydrodipicolinate synthase, whose protein sequence is MNLGRIGTAMITPFKEDGTINYPELERIINYLIDNGTDCIVACGTTSENPTMTTEEKIEVVRFTVEKVAGRVPVIAGTGDNETAYSIAMTHKAEENGADGIMLVAPYYNKPNQRGIYAHFETIAKETRLPVMLYNVPGRTGVNVAYETSVDLSKIPNISWIKEASGNLDQMGDIIENVEAVDNFFVYSGDDGLTLPLLAIGGAGVISVASHVVGNDMQLMIRMFEEGNHKQAAKIHRALLPLVRALFAQPNPSPVKYAMTKLGFDTLNVRLPMVEMTDEEKANFDLVWETYQEKAKSFR